The genomic segment GAATCTCAATTCTATCTTACTGGCGGGACTTGCCCTCCATCTTCTGCTTATGACAGGCAATCCCACTGCGGCCTTTGTAACCGTTCTTTCCGTCTCCCTTTACTTTATTATTTTAATTTTGATCCAGATCCGCCAGGATTCTCAAATAAAAATATGGATCACCTCCCTCCGAAATCTGGCTCTGATGGGTAGCCTGGGTATTCTTCTAACTGCGGTATTGCTTTTACCTTTCTTTGAACTGCTTCAATATAGTTATTCTTATAAAGAAGAACCCAACAACATTATGATAGATTTTAAACGGTTGGGCGCAGATGGGCTGAAAAGTATGGCCAGTCTCTTCCTTCCTCATTATAAAAGTGTTTGGTTCCTCTCGCCTTTATACCGTTCCAACACCTATGCTTATCAAGGATATTGTGGACTGATTGCCTTAATCCTTGCAGCCTATGCCCTGGTCATAAAACCTATTAACTGGCCTCTGGTAGGGATTCTTCTCTTCAACAGTGGCTTTGCGTTTGGAATAGCTCCCATGAGCGCCCTCAACCTGGTTTTCCCTTTTAATCAAGTCCCTGCAGAATATGGCCTGATCCCTTTTTCCTTTAGCCTTATTGTTCTGGCCGGTGAAGGTTTAGATAAAATCCAGAAGAATTTCAAACCCTTTCTGTTCTATGGAATTATTTTAGTCCTGTCCTGGATAACCTTTAATTTCTTTGCCGGATTGAGTCGACAAACGAACTGGCTGGATTCCCCCTGGGAAGAGTGGAGGGTCCTGCAGTTTAGCCTCTTCTTTTTTATCCTCGTTACACTGCTTCAGTATATTTTGAAGCCTCCCTCTCGTCCCATGGCCTTTATCCTCTTAAGTTGTTGTGATTTGTTTTACAATGGGTATTGGGTTAATCCACCTCAACCTAAATTCCATTATCCGGAAACCTTTCCCATTCAGAAGCTCAAAAGTGATAAAAGTATTTACCGTATCCTGGGTATGGAAGGCGTCAGTCGCTTAAACACCGGAATGATCCATAACCTTCAGGATCTGCAGTCCTATATGACTCTGATCCTTCGTCGCCATCGGGAGTTTATGACCCTGGGTGATCCAAAAATATCAACCGGAATTTCCACGGCAACCGAAGTCTACGACTCTCCTTTGTGGGACTTGATGAATGTCAAATATATCCTTCGCAGAAGTGACAGGCCGATTCCCCTTAACGAAAATTTTCGACTGGTTTACCAAAATCCCTATGTACTGATCTATGAAAACTTAAAGGCCTTCCCACGGGCTTTCGTGGTCCCCAGGATCCGGGTAGCCGAAAGTAAATCCCAGGCCCTTCAGATTCTCAACGAATCCAAGATGAGTTTACGTCAGATAGCCGTCATCGAAGCCGAAGAGGACAGGGAAGCTCTGGAAAAAGCAGCTCTTCTGAATGCTTCCTTCAGCCAGGGGGAGGTTTACAACGTTAAGATCGATTCTTATCACCTCCACAAAGTCATCTTAACAACCGACTTAAAAATCCCTGGATTCCTGGTATTAAGCGATACCCTTTATCCAGGTTGGAAGGTTCGGGTAGATGGAAAAGAAGAGAAGATCTACCTAACCGATTATACCATTCGAGGTGTTTTCCTCGATAAAGGAAGCCACTCCGTGGAATTTTATTACCAACCAACTTCCTTTAAGCTGGGTCTCTATCTGAGCCTGTCTGGATTTTTTTTCACTGCCCTGGGTTTTACCGTTTGTCGGAGGTCTGGAATTCGGAGAGAGGCGTGAAACGATAGAATAACCCTTGAAAGACAGATCGGGAAAAATGAAATTTCTCAAAAACGAGTACCTTCAGGCGGCTTTTGCAACCGCTGTTTTTCTAAGTGTTTTTTTCTGGCAACCCCTCTTTCTAGGCCGTTCTATTGTTGATACCCGCATCCACTATACCGATCCCATTTATCAGGAACTGGGCATCCATTCTGACCATTATCCTTTTTTCCGTCCAGATCCGTTTTATGCTTTGTTCGACCATCCAGCCCTTATCTACTCATACCAGACCCTTAAGGACGGGCAGATTCCGTTATGGAACCCTTATAGTGCCGGAGGTATGCCTTTTTTGGCCAACTTTACAGCCTCTTCCCTGTTTCCTCTGAAACTTCCCTTCTATTTTTCTTCTTCACCCATGAGGGTCTATAATTACTATTTAATTTCCAGGCTTTTTTTCGCGGGATTTTTTACCTATATATTGGCCCGGATGCTGGACGTTGGTCGTTATGGAGCACTTCTGTCAGGTATCTCTTATATGACGTGTGGATTTTTAATCGCGTATTTCCAGTATAACGTTACTCCACCTGCCTTTATGCCTTTACTCTTTGTGACTCTACAAAAAGTCCTGACAACGTCAAAGAGTTCCTCGATCTTATTTTTAGGTGCGGTTATAGGCTTAATATTTCTTGCGGAGCATGCCAGTACCTCGATCATTCTACTGGCCGGGCTCGGTTTATATTCCCTGGTCTGGATTTTTCAACATGGCACAAAAAGCAGCAGGTCACGGGCAATGGACCATGGTCCCTTATTGGCCCTCCTCATGGCAGGAATTTTAGGAGTTTCCCTGTCCTTTGTCACCCTCCTTCCTTTTCTAGAATTTCTACAAAACGCCCATACTTATAAGGAAGAAGAGGGACATACCTATTTAAGGGATAAAAGATTAGATGAGGATGGATTAAGGAATCTGGCAGGCCTTTTCATCCCCCATTACAAGGCCCCCTGGTTTGCTTCTTCCCCTTATCTTTCCAGCACCTATGCCTATCAAAGCTACGCGGGATTGGTAACCCTCACTCTGGCTTTATATGCTCTCATCAGCCGAAAGATAAATTGGAGCCTAGGGGCCGTCCTGGTCCTTGGATGTGGACTGGCCTTTGGTTTGGCTCCCTTCAGCATCCTAAGTTATATCGTCCCCCTGCGTTATACCCTGGCGCAATACGGGCTTATCCTGGTAGCTTTCCCTTTAGCCCTATTCGGCGGGATGGGATTAGATGCCCTTCTAAGCCAGGAAAGGAAAGCCAGAGGAAGGCTTCAAAAACTTATCGGGGTCGTCGGATTTATTGCCATAAATTTTTTTGCTGGATTCTCTCGCCAGGTAAACTGGATAAATAGTCCCTGGTCCGATTGGAAACGACTCCTATATACAGGGGTTATTTTAATTTCAATCTATCTGATTTATCTGGCTTATCTTCGATTTGATTCCGTTAAACCCAAATTTCTGGCGAAAGGTTTAATTCTCCTGGCAATCCTGGACCTGTTTTACAACGGATATTGGGTTAACTTTCCACAACCCGAATTTCACTTTCCCGAAACGACCCCTATTCGGGTCCTAAAAGAAGATCGAGGAATTTATCGTATTCTGAGTATGAACGGAGTTAACCGACTAAACAGTGGACTCGTCCATCAACTCAGCGATATCCAGGTTATCAATCCGATCCTGGTGTATAGATATTACGAATTTTTAAAGACCGCAGAAGATTCGGCTGGACAACCCTATAGCTTGATTCCCGATTTCTATGACTCTCGATTTTGGGATCTCCTGAATATGAAATATATCCTGCGAGATTCCGGTAAACCGCTTCCTGCAACAGAAAAATTCCGCCTTATCTATCAAGATCCCCATATGCTTATTTATGAAAACTTAAAAGCTTTTCCCCGGGTCTTTCCCGTTCATCAGGTTATCATAACTGAAAATCCGGACCAATCTTTACAGCGACTTAAAGATCCTGCCCTGGATTTACGCCATACAGCCATTTTAGAGCTTTCTACCGAAAGTCGTTTAAGGAAGGAAATCGATTCCCTTTCGTCTTTATCCCTGACGTCAAAGGAGGTTGAGAAGATTGAATCAACCGCCGAGATTACCCTTTATAGCCCCCATCGAGTAATTATTGAAGCAAACATGAAAGTACCCGGGATTTTAATTCTGGGAGACACCTGGTATCCAGGCTGGAAAGTTCGGATAGACAACCGTCCGGATACCCTTTTACCTACCGATTATCTATTCCGGGGGGTTTATTTAAAGGAAGGCCCTCATACCGTAGAATTTATCTACGACCCTTTATCTTATAAACTAGGACTTTATGTCAGTTTATTTTCCCTCTCTTTATATGCGTTGAGCTGTTTGATCTGTATAATTAACAGGGTTCGGCCCTATGGATGGGAGTTCTGCCGTTAATGCCAGTTCAAATCCATTTTCTTCCCCGATAAATATTCAGGATCTTCCAGATCATCCCAAAGAAGGAAGTTTTTAACAGGTTATGTCTCGTTTTAGGGAGGGTTTTTATTAATCAAATCCTTTGTATTGGTGATTCTTTCGCCCCGTTCAAAAACCATTAAGATTTCACCCGGGCAGGGGATAACTTTCTTTTTTAGCCAGATATCCCGTTTATTTAACTCTTCCACCAGACGTTCCAATGCGATTTCCCTGAGATAAGGTACAGCAGATTCTGGGGGTATCCAAAAAGAATGGATTCTTTTGATAAGTTTCCAGGAAAGGCTTCCAAAAAGAGGTAGGCATAAAATCAAACGGCCTTTCGGTTTCAGGACTCGGGCTATTTCCCGAAGATGATCCTCCTGGGTCAATGCGTCTATATGTTCTAATACGTGGCAGCTTATGACCTGATCAAAGGATTCATTAGAAAAGGGAAGGAAACAGCCATCACCCTGGATAAGGCGTCTGCCTGGAGCGCGTTTATACCGTAATTTAGCCAGGTTCAGATCTATCCCTACGGAGTTCGGTAATACATCGACCAAAAGGTCGGATCCACAGCCAAGATCTAAGATTTTGCCGAAATCGATACTATTTTTCAGGATACCCTCGAACCGTCGTCTGCGCCACCATCTTTGAACGAGATTTCGACTAAAATAGGCCCTCTCTTCATGATCTGCAACTTCTGCTCGAATACGAAGTCTTCTAAGACTTGGAAGAAGTTTCAGGTAGCGAATTCCGAAGGCAAATATCCTTGCATGGCTCTGACCATGTTTCCTTGGTCGATAGCGGAAAGGGG from the Candidatus Limnocylindrales bacterium genome contains:
- a CDS encoding YfhO family protein; translated protein: MAFLLSWILSLFFWRSIFLGESFINNKLSITDPIYKELNIQVNPDLFFHPDPTYVLQDRPFLLFSAKTIASGYLPLWNPYHEGGTPFLANFLSSPLFPLKGILYLFSPLSVYPYYLILCLWMAGFFAYIFSRLIGLSGYGAFFVAATYMLSGYLISHLQWNILASLAALVPVVFITFQRAFLQKNLNSILLAGLALHLLLMTGNPTAAFVTVLSVSLYFIILILIQIRQDSQIKIWITSLRNLALMGSLGILLTAVLLLPFFELLQYSYSYKEEPNNIMIDFKRLGADGLKSMASLFLPHYKSVWFLSPLYRSNTYAYQGYCGLIALILAAYALVIKPINWPLVGILLFNSGFAFGIAPMSALNLVFPFNQVPAEYGLIPFSFSLIVLAGEGLDKIQKNFKPFLFYGIILVLSWITFNFFAGLSRQTNWLDSPWEEWRVLQFSLFFFILVTLLQYILKPPSRPMAFILLSCCDLFYNGYWVNPPQPKFHYPETFPIQKLKSDKSIYRILGMEGVSRLNTGMIHNLQDLQSYMTLILRRHREFMTLGDPKISTGISTATEVYDSPLWDLMNVKYILRRSDRPIPLNENFRLVYQNPYVLIYENLKAFPRAFVVPRIRVAESKSQALQILNESKMSLRQIAVIEAEEDREALEKAALLNASFSQGEVYNVKIDSYHLHKVILTTDLKIPGFLVLSDTLYPGWKVRVDGKEEKIYLTDYTIRGVFLDKGSHSVEFYYQPTSFKLGLYLSLSGFFFTALGFTVCRRSGIRREA
- a CDS encoding glycosyltransferase, translating into MSVLLPTLNEAESMRLLLPRLVETLSASGCRYEILVVDGNSRDGTCEVVETFTRNLLPEQVKGMEGCRVIKQELPGYGEALKAGFAQFKGDFLATMDADLSHHPGVITDMIAVAQVSQAEMVIGSRFIRGGGTEAPFFRAFLSKILNKFFRFNLDLPYQDLSSGFRLYKRSALKSLNFESGGYEILEEILVKFHIQGYRIVEAPFRYRPRKHGQSHARIFAFGIRYLKLLPSLRRLRIRAEVADHEERAYFSRNLVQRWWRRRRFEGILKNSIDFGKILDLGCGSDLLVDVLPNSVGIDLNLAKLRYKRAPGRRLIQGDGCFLPFSNESFDQVISCHVLEHIDALTQEDHLREIARVLKPKGRLILCLPLFGSLSWKLIKRIHSFWIPPESAVPYLREIALERLVEELNKRDIWLKKKVIPCPGEILMVFERGERITNTKDLINKNPP